In Crassostrea angulata isolate pt1a10 chromosome 6, ASM2561291v2, whole genome shotgun sequence, a genomic segment contains:
- the LOC128186938 gene encoding thyroid receptor-interacting protein 6-like encodes MTQHGIERSFQGLNMNDSPGTQKKIPPAVAPKPSKVLNTSPKPFKAGGGTYRQFRAEQGDEDFPPPPPQSSYIEEVAYPIPQVEQSRAYGYNDPQEDFPPPPSPTSNYNTHSPENVQYGVHNQMYSSYGDSPHNRSFEQYHTSSTHYQVDNHQPTYKGGRSMSPTGPPATSYQSPSNYANLQSLQSAYSSSGPSPQTDNTIYARPVKVVREPPDSYNSPRDTVTSPVGYVRQNIPDHRQYNNQENLDFDYSRSPSSGSGGFVPRYEDEYRGERPMPGPQVPSVGPESPRGGDKANKEAEVDALTSLLIQNMESSSETDFFGICVKCQKKVVGENNGCTANDQVYHISCFICVNCGTLLRGKSFYSMDNKPYCEQCYVSTLEKCSVCSKAITDRLLRATGKPYHPACFTCVVCGKSLDGIPFTVDATNQIHCIEDFHKKFAPRCCVCQHPIMPETGQEETVRVVAMDKSFHVQCYRCEDCGLLLSSEAEGRGCYPLDEHILCKNCNAKRIQAMSSKMATEL; translated from the exons gagGTGGAACATATCGACAGTTCCGAGCTGAACAAGGGGATGAAGATttcccaccccctccccctcagAGTTCTTACATTGAGGAAGTAGCATACCCTATACCACAAGTAGAGCAGTCCAGGGCCTATGGCTATAATGATCCTCAAGAGGATTTCCCTCCCCCTCCTTCTCCAACTTCCAACTACAACACACACTCCCCTGAAAATGTTCAATATGGAGTGCACAACCAGATGTACTCATCTTATGGCGATTCACCTCACAACAG ATCCTTTGAGCAGTACCACACAAGCTCCACCCACTACCAAGTGGACAACCACCAGCCAACCTACAAAGGGGGTCGCTCCATGTCCCCCACTGGGCCCCCCGCAACATCCTACCAGAGCCCCAGTAACTACGCCAACCTACAGTCCCTCCAGTCCGCGTACTCCTCATCAGGCCCCTCCCCCCAGACGGACAACACCATCTACGCCCGCCCGGTGAAGGTAGTGAGGGAGCCACCGGACAGTTACAATTCCCCCAGAGACACGGTGACATCACCCGTGGGGTATGTCCGACAGAACATCCCGGACCATCGCCAGTATAACAACCAAGAGAACCTGGACTTTGACTACAGCAGGTCGCCCAGCTCTGGCTCGGGGGGCTTTGTTCCCAGATACGAG GATGAATACAGAGGAGAGCGCCCTATGCCGGGACCACAGGTGCCCTCTGTGGGTCCAGAATCTCCCCGTGGGGGTGACAAAGCTAACAAGGAGGCAGAGGTGGATGCCTTGACCAGTCTCCTGATACAGAACATGGAGTCCTCCAGTGAAACGGACTTCTTTG GTATCTGTGTGAAGTGTCAGAAGAAGGTGGTGGGGGAGAACAATGGATGTACGGCCAATGACCAGGTCTATCACATCTCCTGCTTCATCTGTGTCAACTGTG GCACTCTGTTACGAGGTAAATCCTTTTATTCCATGGACAATAAGCCATATTGTGAACAGTGTTATGTT AGCACCTTGGAGAAATGTTCAGTTTGTTCAAAGGCAATCACAGACAGG CTTCTAAGAGCCACTGGGAAGCCATACCACCCCGCCTGTTTTACCTGTGTGGTGTGTGGGAAGAGCTTGGATGGAATCCCGTTCACAGTGGACGCCACCAACCAAATTCACTGCATTGAAGATTTTCACAA AAAATTTGCCCCTCGTTGCTGCGTCTGTCAACATCCCATCATGCCAGAGACAGGGCAGGAAGAGACTGTCAGGGTGGTTGCCATGGATAAAAGTTTTCATGTTCAGTGCTATAGATGTGAA GATTGTGGACTGTTGCTGTCATCTGAGGCTGAAGGACGAGGATGTTACCCTCTGGACGAGCATATCTTATGTAAAAACTGCAATGCCAAGAGAATCCAGGCCATGTCTTCTAAAATGGCCACAGAGTTATGA